A DNA window from Hordeum vulgare subsp. vulgare chromosome 1H, MorexV3_pseudomolecules_assembly, whole genome shotgun sequence contains the following coding sequences:
- the LOC123438363 gene encoding transcription initiation factor IIA subunit 2: protein MATFELYRRSTIGMCLTETLDEMVSSGTLSPELAIQVLVQFDKSMTEALENQVKSKVTVKGHLHTYRFCDNVWTFILTDAQFKNEEITEQVSKVKIVACDSKLLSQ, encoded by the exons ATGGCCACCTTCGAGCTCTACAGGCGGTCCACCATCGGCATGTGCCTCACCGAGACGCTCGACGAGATGGTCTCCAGCGGCACCCTCAGCCCCGAGCTCGCCATCCAAGTGCTCGTCCAGTTCGACAAG TCTATGACCGAGGCGCTGGAAAACCAAGTGAAGAGCAAGGTTActgtcaag GGCCATCTGCACACCTACAGGTTCTGCGACAACGTCTGGACGTTCATTCTAACTGACGCGCAGTTCAAGAACGAGGAGATCACCGAACAGGTGAGCAAGGTGAAGATCGTGGCCTGCGACTCCAAGCTGCTCAGTCAATAA